Below is a window of Zygotorulaspora mrakii chromosome 3, complete sequence DNA.
GCTCGATTTCGTTCAAATTCTGCcaagaattgataaaaaggaaacaaGAAAACTTCTCCTCACAAATATCAATACTGTGTTCATTACGGCCGAACAGGAATATCATAAACTTAAAAAATTAACAGAATATATTGAAGACCTAATTGAAAGTGAAACGCTCGATACTGTCAGTCGTAATGCATTGCAAAAGTTTAATGAGAATTTAATTAAAATCCTGGATGCGGCCTATGAAAAGGAATTACATAGAGGGGAAAATGAGTCAACTGCACATGAGGATAGGTTTTATCAACTTCTTGAAGCGCCTGGCACTGACAGCGATCGTAGTGTATCGATAAGTGAGGAAAATGCCGCAAATGGAAGTGGTAAAACAAATGGTGAAGATCAAGTACCCTACGATAGcacaaaaaagagaagaaggCCTGAGAACGATGGTGAAagtacttttttcaatgatggcATCCCCTATACTAAGGAGTCAGTGGACGTGAATATGATCGCAAAGTCAAATAATGAATCTAAGAATGTAGGCTTCGCATTACCGGAAGCAGATGAGCAAAGCGACGATGCTATGTCTATAGATATTTAAGATACTTATTTTAGAAATAAAGCAAATGTGCGCTTACGATTGTCTACGTGATTTGGTATGACGCaatctgataaaaatgCTATGTATTGTCTTTGTCAATAAGAcaaattgttttcttcttgcaAATGAAGGAACGAACATGCGCCTatccaaaatatttggCGAATATTTGGTCATCTTGAAAATTATGTTTAACCACATAATAGGTGACCATTAACAGATTTGGAAAACGCTTGATAAAATAGCTGTAAAAGCCATCGGGAACCGGTCCCATAATGGCGGCTAAACTTTCTGGCAAATCCATGAAATGATGATACTTATTTCTTAGAGCTCTTAACAGATCCATTAGTTTTTCACCGCTGTACTTTCTATATTTACCTAAATTATCCATAAACTCCCGATCGAACTTAGAGGTCCAATCCGAGTTTAGTATTACTTCTTTCGAATGCGCTTCTAACTTGAGTAGCAAAGGACTTGGTGGATCTCTCCTTTCAACTTCGAACCGGTCACtgactttcaaaagaaattcCAGCTTTTTCGTATTAGACCAAAATAATGGATGATTTAGAATACTTGACGCGCTTGGCCTCTTTAAAGGGTCTTTATTCACCATTCGCACGATGAGATCCCGGGCTTCGACAACCAGCGACCGATCCTTGAGGGTTTTGCTCAGATCAGACAGATTGCATTTGCTGTTTATGATGTTAGCTTCGCGCAAATAGCGGCTACCGAAAGGATGCTCACCCTTTGATAACACATAATAAAAGACGCACCCAAGAGAGAAAACATCAATTGATCTGGTTAATCTTTGTTTGGTAACAAGATCGAAAAAGGAATCACTTGATGAAGAATCGTGACCTTCATTTGCCGAAACTTTGGACATGGATTCCAGAAGTTTCCTTGTGGATTCATCTAATAATTCTGGTGCCCGCCAACCACTGGTACCGCCAATGTTTGTGAAATTAGTTCTGTATGACGATTGATCCCCATCTAACTGCTTGCAAAGGCCAAAATCGGATATGAGAATTCTAGCCCTGCCATCCATTCCATGTTTTCCGAAAGCTGATTGTTTTGGTGCCGCCACCAGAATATTCTGCGGTTTTATATCTCTATGAatgattttcaaagagtgcAGGTGAGCCACACCTGATGTAATTTGGTAGAGGACATTTATCGAATCCTCCGCATTCTGCAGTTTGAAAGATAGacttgatgatttttttggctCTACCAAGTCTTCCAACGTAGAGTTACAAAGCTCTAAAGCGATGtaaagaaatttttctgttgcTTCAGAACAAAAATAACGTACTACGTTAGGATGATCGTCGCTTTCAGTAAGAAGTTTTATCTCTTGAGATGCAAGATCGCAAAAATCGAGTAACATCCTTTTTACGGCAACAGGCCTTCCTTGGAAACTTCCTTGTAAAACAACTGTACCCGAGGAACCATACCCCAAAACTTTTTCTGAGACACTTagacttttcaaattattttcaacttctAGTGTATCTACTTTGTGAAGCTCTTCTGAATCAACGTCATACTGTTGATGTTTTTTGCCCTTTTTACCCCCTCTTGAGCCtctcttcctttttcttttctctgcAGTGGAATTTTCTGAGATATCTGCATGAGAATTTCTAATTTCTGACTCATGATTGAGCTCTTCGCCAAAACTCGTAGTGCCTTCGCTTGCAGGACTGAAGCGATGGTTATCATTCATCGGCCCATTGCTTGATTTAGTTGAGCCTTTCCCTTGATCACTATTGTGATTCTCTTCAACACGAACCTCAGATATCTTGACATCAGCAATCTTAAGACCTTTAGCAGAAATCAAACCAGATTTTTCCAACAAAACGTTTAGCGGTGGTATgattttgaacttttgcAGAACTATCAAAACAAGCAAAGCAAAAACCAATACAAACCCTCCTTCGATGATTCGGTACAAAAACATTCCCAAAGCGAGCAATACAGAACCATCGCTCCTTCTTTGAAGCATTTCGTGGGCAATCTGTTTTTCTACTTTTAATCTATAAGCGTCGAGTTCCCCAGGTGAtaaatacttttcaatttcattgtGCCTGGAATATTCACTTCTTTGTGCAATTGAG
It encodes the following:
- the IRE1 gene encoding bifunctional endoribonuclease/protein kinase IRE1 (similar to Saccharomyces cerevisiae IRE1 (YHR079C); ancestral locus Anc_5.368) — protein: MMKINSIQLFIYSIVFLATFCLGANPWPELEIDRVTKKRKNDENYIEDVQYHTVRPTIFRKRRTDEPYLANQPVGTWTELRSNVRKNAQPTPLRVDEPPFERQDGRTIAVGRTAILPYRKPKSLDLFSLSNLLLVTNVEGGLHGIDRQNGQLLWSIDSVHTEPLVTSSEEARKSINETLIIEPYRDGGIYYFNVYQGLQRLPISINQLISSSPMHLKTDVIIDELGTVVEDEKIYTGYRSTAMYTIDARTGEILSEFGPGTENKNFKKEGEVCISKGFNMEECDKILIIGKSTYHLGIHSTDGSTFNVTYSNWQQNSIDMHLNTENLFSQDGIYIAPFRDKSVLAIDADFKIAKWVSSDFPAIVNGIFDVFEDDTQDENILIPHPFKLPGDETYHESKVYLDQTKDHTWFALSSENFPSLVDAAPTSKFCLSDRWRVSSILKNEELFRTAVTGVHDLIDVKYEHINTGTELNDIPSLPDTSHLLLDPPPLDSSIAQRSEYSRHNEIEKYLSPGELDAYRLKVEKQIAHEMLQRRSDGSVLLALGMFLYRIIEGGFVLVFALLVLIVLQKFKIIPPLNVLLEKSGLISAKGLKIADVKISEVRVEENHNSDQGKGSTKSSNGPMNDNHRFSPASEGTTSFGEELNHESEIRNSHADISENSTAEKRKRKRGSRGGKKGKKHQQYDVDSEELHKVDTLEVENNLKSLSVSEKVLGYGSSGTVVLQGSFQGRPVAVKRMLLDFCDLASQEIKLLTESDDHPNVVRYFCSEATEKFLYIALELCNSTLEDLVEPKKSSSLSFKLQNAEDSINVLYQITSGVAHLHSLKIIHRDIKPQNILVAAPKQSAFGKHGMDGRARILISDFGLCKQLDGDQSSYRTNFTNIGGTSGWRAPELLDESTRKLLESMSKVSANEGHDSSSSDSFFDLVTKQRLTRSIDVFSLGCVFYYVLSKGEHPFGSRYLREANIINSKCNLSDLSKTLKDRSLVVEARDLIVRMVNKDPLKRPSASSILNHPLFWSNTKKLEFLLKVSDRFEVERRDPPSPLLLKLEAHSKEVILNSDWTSKFDREFMDNLGKYRKYSGEKLMDLLRALRNKYHHFMDLPESLAAIMGPVPDGFYSYFIKRFPNLLMVTYYVVKHNFQDDQIFAKYFG